Proteins encoded together in one Phoenix dactylifera cultivar Barhee BC4 unplaced genomic scaffold, palm_55x_up_171113_PBpolish2nd_filt_p 000557F, whole genome shotgun sequence window:
- the LOC103697315 gene encoding uncharacterized protein LOC103697315 gives MGSRNSIIASSSISAKLLSSLSSHDGLGLCGAQICDKAIGSRELEQSIINMETAKRCLVHYNSMLDNLILKKNYRMKGSIKKVHSIKIYPSNFHESTMSGSIFPMSEKEPLDELLIENSLIEDRFCRNFLSCLWKQWHYDYGIFTILTTPLFTSPECSSPDGHTYLQLFDTKKNNLFVVKSPPESFFIQVGEAADILSCGKLCITLILLADLLKYSETSRKLLSSFETSGSCDQKNKNLQKSPLSSRLRDGMTLAEFSRETTRQYYSDSGPQSVS, from the exons ATGGGTTCCAGGAATTCAATCATCGCGAGTTCGAGCATCTCAGCAAAACTTTTAAGTAGCTTGTCTTCACATGATGGACTTGGACTTTGTGGAGCACAAATCTGTGATAAGGCCATTGGTAGCAGAGAACTGGAACAGAGCATTATAAATATGGAAACTGCAAAGAGATGCCTTGTTCACTATAATTCGATGTTGGATAACCTTATTCTCAAAAAGAACTATAGAATGAAAGGATCTATAAAGAAAGTGCATTCAATTAAAATTTATCCTTCAAATTTTCATGAATCTACTATGtcaggaagcatttttcctatGTCAGAAAAGGAGCCCTTGGATGAGTTGCTTATAGAGAACAGCTTGATTGAAGATAGGTTCTGCAGAAATTTTTTATCCTGTTTATGGAAGCAATGGCATTATGACTATGGAATCTTCACTATTCTAACAACACCATTATTTAC CAGTCCAGAGTGCTCTTCTCCAGATGGGCATACATATCTGCAACTGTTTGACACTAAAAAGAATAATCTCTTTGTGGTGAAATCCCCACCTGAAAGCTTCTTCATTCAGGTAGGGGAAGCAGCTGATATCTTGTCATGTGGTAAGCTTTGCATTACACTTATTCTGTTGGCTGAcctgttgaaat attctgaAACAAGTAGGAAGTTGTTGTCAAGCTTCGAGACATCTGGGTCTTGTGACCAAAAAAACAA AAATCTTCAAAAAAGTCCACTATCCTCTCGATTGAGAGATGGGATGACACTTGCAGAATTCTCACGTGAAACCACCAGGCAGTACTATAGTGACAGCGGACCACAGTCTGTTAGCTAA